From Saccharothrix espanaensis DSM 44229, the proteins below share one genomic window:
- a CDS encoding biotin transporter BioY, which produces MSVLAVNGRRVLADLVPGALARDIALVVAGAGLTGLAAQIALPVPGSPVPLTGQTFAALLVGAALGWQRGGAAMVLYLIAGVAGVPWFQGASSGMPASLGYVVGFVFAGVLVGHLAGRGGDRTPLRTVGTMAVGNLVIYAFGVPWLMAAANVSFGKALSLGVTPFLFGDALKIALAAGLLPAAWALVKRK; this is translated from the coding sequence GTGTCCGTCCTCGCCGTCAACGGCCGCCGCGTGCTGGCCGACCTGGTCCCCGGTGCGCTGGCCCGCGACATCGCGCTGGTCGTCGCGGGCGCCGGCCTGACCGGGCTGGCCGCGCAGATCGCCCTGCCCGTGCCGGGCAGCCCGGTGCCGCTCACCGGCCAGACGTTCGCCGCCCTGCTGGTCGGCGCGGCCCTCGGGTGGCAGCGCGGCGGCGCGGCGATGGTGCTCTACCTGATCGCGGGCGTGGCCGGGGTGCCGTGGTTCCAGGGCGCGTCCTCCGGGATGCCCGCGTCGCTGGGCTACGTGGTGGGCTTCGTGTTCGCCGGCGTCCTGGTGGGCCACCTGGCCGGCCGCGGCGGCGACCGCACCCCGTTGCGCACGGTCGGCACGATGGCCGTGGGCAACCTGGTGATCTACGCGTTCGGCGTGCCGTGGCTGATGGCGGCGGCCAACGTGAGCTTCGGCAAGGCGCTCTCGCTGGGCGTGACCCCGTTCCTGTTCGGTGACGCGCTGAAGATCGCGCTCGCGGCGGGCCTGTTGCCGGCCGCGTGGGCTCTCGTCAAGCGGAAGTGA
- a CDS encoding NAD(P)H-binding protein: protein MTILVTGATGVVGRNVVARLVAAGESVRVLSRRPATGLPPSVEVVAGDLLEPRDEWFAGVDRLYLFPAGDGAVARRAVRCGVRRIVDLSAASVTIGLYENPVEAAVEASGAEWTHVRPGGFMTNLLPAWAPSIRARRVVRHPFPDEAGVPVHEADVAAVAVAALLEDGHAGRAYTLTGPELITNRDQVAAIAAALGEEVRFEVVSREVAREEMRALGGFAADHADLLLGFVNYGGGESSGEGFSDDDYSALLKPWPDVETVLGRPARSYARWARDHLADFR from the coding sequence ATGACGATTCTGGTGACCGGGGCGACCGGTGTGGTGGGGCGGAACGTGGTGGCGCGGCTGGTGGCGGCCGGCGAGTCGGTGCGGGTGCTGTCGCGGCGGCCCGCGACCGGGCTGCCGCCGTCGGTCGAGGTGGTGGCGGGCGACCTGCTGGAGCCGCGCGACGAGTGGTTCGCGGGCGTGGACCGGCTGTACCTGTTCCCGGCCGGGGACGGCGCGGTCGCGCGGCGGGCCGTCCGGTGCGGGGTGCGGCGGATCGTGGACCTGTCGGCCGCGTCGGTGACCATCGGGCTGTACGAGAACCCGGTGGAGGCGGCGGTCGAGGCGTCCGGCGCGGAGTGGACGCACGTGCGGCCGGGCGGTTTCATGACCAACCTGCTGCCGGCGTGGGCCCCGTCGATCCGGGCCCGACGGGTGGTGCGCCACCCGTTCCCGGACGAGGCCGGCGTGCCGGTGCACGAGGCGGACGTCGCGGCGGTCGCGGTGGCGGCGTTGCTGGAGGACGGGCACGCCGGCCGGGCGTACACGCTGACCGGGCCGGAGCTGATCACCAACCGGGACCAGGTGGCCGCGATCGCCGCCGCGCTGGGCGAGGAGGTCCGGTTCGAGGTGGTGTCCCGGGAGGTGGCGCGCGAGGAGATGCGGGCGCTGGGCGGGTTCGCCGCCGACCACGCCGACCTGCTGCTGGGCTTCGTGAACTACGGCGGCGGCGAGTCCTCCGGCGAGGGCTTCTCCGACGACGACTACTCGGCCCTGCTCAAGCCCTGGCCGGACGTCGAGACCGTGCTGGGCCGCCCCGCCCGCTCCTACGCCCGGTGGGCGCGCGACCACCTGGCCGACTTCCGCTGA
- a CDS encoding ATP-dependent DNA helicase, whose protein sequence is MAEAVERSIRTGEHLAVQAGTGTGKSLAYLVPAIRHAVAAESTVVISTATIALQRQLVDRDLPRLAKALRKELGREPRFAILKGRRNYLCMHRVHTGAPDEPEEAGLFDPFTVSRLGREVKRLHEWSSDTETGDRDELVPGVSDQSWRQVSVTARECLGVAKCPVGVDCFAERARAQAGRADVVVTNHAMLAVDALEGYQVLPDHDVVVIDEAHDLVDRITSVATEELSASLVATAARRCGRLIDQDVADRMAEASDGLAMILEDAPVGRLDALPPALTGALRATKDAAHACITSLGPERKEDVEGATSRKLARSLLDDVHDCAARILTAFDDDHDVVWVSGDFADRSKAPSLRVAPLGVGGLLRERLFGKRTTILTSATLTLGGTFDTLARQWGLPAASGAKKAEGTASDKEVPSDNGGPRWSGLDVGSPFEHGSSGILYVARHLPPPGRDGLPPSYVDELEGLVNAAGGRTLGLFSSMRAAKAAAEALRGKIDYPVLCQGDDSTGQLVKRFAEDSKTCLFGTLSLWQGVDVPGPALQLVVMDRIPFPRPDDPLASARQKAVESRGGNGFLTVAATHAALLLAQGAGRLLRSMNDKGVVAILDPRLATARYGGFLRASLPPFWTTYDPEVVRAALKRLDAAN, encoded by the coding sequence ATGGCCGAGGCGGTCGAGCGCTCCATCCGGACCGGCGAGCACCTGGCCGTGCAGGCGGGCACCGGGACCGGCAAGTCGCTGGCCTACCTGGTGCCCGCGATCCGGCACGCGGTGGCCGCCGAGTCAACGGTGGTCATCTCCACCGCGACGATCGCCTTGCAGCGCCAGCTCGTGGACCGCGACCTGCCCCGGCTGGCCAAGGCGCTGCGCAAAGAACTGGGCCGCGAGCCCCGGTTCGCGATCCTCAAGGGCCGGCGCAACTACCTGTGCATGCACCGGGTGCACACCGGCGCGCCGGACGAGCCGGAGGAAGCGGGCCTGTTCGACCCGTTCACGGTGTCCCGGCTGGGCCGTGAGGTGAAGCGGCTGCACGAGTGGTCGTCGGACACCGAGACCGGTGACCGCGACGAGCTGGTGCCGGGCGTGAGCGACCAGTCGTGGCGGCAGGTCTCGGTGACCGCCCGCGAGTGCCTGGGCGTGGCGAAGTGCCCGGTCGGCGTGGACTGCTTCGCCGAGCGGGCCCGCGCGCAGGCCGGCCGGGCGGACGTCGTGGTCACCAACCACGCGATGCTCGCCGTCGACGCCCTGGAGGGCTACCAGGTGCTGCCCGACCACGACGTGGTGGTGATCGACGAGGCGCACGACCTGGTCGACCGCATCACGTCGGTGGCCACCGAGGAGCTCAGCGCGTCGCTGGTCGCCACCGCCGCCCGCCGCTGCGGCCGGCTCATCGACCAGGACGTGGCCGACCGGATGGCCGAGGCGAGCGACGGCCTGGCGATGATCCTGGAGGACGCGCCGGTCGGCCGGCTGGACGCGCTGCCGCCCGCGCTGACCGGTGCGCTGCGGGCGACCAAGGACGCCGCGCACGCCTGCATCACCTCGCTCGGGCCGGAGCGCAAGGAGGACGTCGAGGGCGCGACGTCCCGCAAGCTCGCGCGCTCGCTGCTGGACGACGTGCACGACTGCGCCGCGCGGATCCTGACGGCGTTCGACGACGACCACGACGTGGTCTGGGTGTCCGGCGACTTCGCCGACCGCTCCAAGGCCCCGTCGCTGCGCGTCGCGCCGCTGGGCGTCGGCGGGCTGCTGCGCGAGCGGCTGTTCGGCAAGCGCACCACCATCCTGACCTCCGCGACGCTCACCCTGGGCGGCACGTTCGACACCCTGGCCCGCCAGTGGGGGCTGCCGGCCGCGTCGGGCGCGAAGAAGGCCGAGGGCACCGCGAGCGACAAGGAAGTGCCGTCGGACAACGGCGGTCCGCGCTGGTCCGGCCTCGACGTGGGCTCGCCGTTCGAGCACGGCAGCAGCGGCATCCTCTACGTGGCCCGGCACCTGCCCCCGCCGGGGCGCGACGGCCTGCCACCGTCCTACGTGGACGAGCTGGAGGGCCTGGTGAACGCGGCGGGCGGCCGGACGCTGGGCCTGTTCTCCTCGATGCGGGCGGCCAAGGCGGCGGCCGAGGCGTTGCGCGGCAAGATCGACTACCCGGTGCTGTGCCAGGGCGACGACTCCACCGGGCAGCTGGTGAAGCGGTTCGCCGAGGACTCGAAGACGTGCCTGTTCGGCACGTTGTCGCTGTGGCAGGGCGTGGACGTGCCGGGGCCGGCGCTGCAACTGGTGGTGATGGACCGCATCCCGTTCCCGCGCCCGGACGACCCGCTGGCCTCCGCCCGGCAGAAGGCCGTGGAGTCGCGCGGCGGCAACGGTTTCCTCACCGTGGCGGCGACCCACGCCGCCCTGCTGCTGGCGCAGGGCGCGGGACGCCTGCTGCGCTCGATGAACGACAAGGGCGTGGTGGCGATCCTCGACCCGCGCCTGGCGACGGCCCGCTACGGCGGCTTCCTGCGCGCGTCGCTGCCGCCGTTCTGGACGACCTACGACCCCGAGGTCGTCCGCGCCGCCCTCAAGCGCCTGGACGCCGCGAACTAG
- a CDS encoding nucleotidyltransferase domain-containing protein, whose translation MTGHLALLDRSAPGLVVAVHVVGSATLDDLAPGSDLDLVVELSRTPTETDLAALSAALTPELDVAYLVDGEPGPWARDGELHADPPAQLTPVLRHQLNLYSRTLRGARPHFPVTAAEVADYCRTNLREYWQPLLDHAAAATGPVFRDGVLWLGLGPARLWHTIRTGEIVGKSRAGELAAAHWTDLAGPVREIVAARHDPNAQLAEGHRRAVVELGRRVLAAS comes from the coding sequence GTGACCGGGCACTTGGCGCTGCTGGACCGGTCGGCCCCGGGCCTGGTCGTCGCGGTGCACGTGGTGGGGTCCGCCACGCTCGACGACCTCGCACCGGGATCCGACCTCGACCTCGTGGTGGAGCTGTCCCGCACGCCCACCGAGACCGACCTGGCGGCGCTGTCCGCCGCGCTGACGCCCGAGCTGGACGTGGCGTACCTGGTCGACGGCGAACCCGGCCCGTGGGCCCGTGACGGCGAACTGCACGCGGACCCACCCGCCCAACTCACGCCCGTGTTGCGCCACCAGCTGAACCTGTACTCCCGGACATTGCGCGGCGCGCGCCCGCACTTCCCCGTCACCGCGGCGGAAGTCGCCGACTACTGCCGCACGAACCTGCGCGAGTACTGGCAGCCACTGCTCGACCACGCGGCGGCGGCGACCGGTCCGGTGTTCCGGGATGGCGTGCTGTGGCTGGGTTTGGGGCCCGCGCGGCTGTGGCACACCATCCGCACCGGCGAGATCGTGGGCAAGTCGCGGGCCGGTGAACTGGCCGCCGCGCACTGGACCGACCTGGCCGGGCCGGTGCGGGAGATCGTCGCCGCGCGGCACGACCCGAACGCCCAACTCGCCGAAGGGCACCGCCGAGCAGTGGTCGAGCTCGGCCGGCGGGTGCTGGCCGCGTCCTGA